The following are encoded together in the Streptomyces sp. NBC_00341 genome:
- the trxA gene encoding thioredoxin: protein MIQVEGVAEVTDETFDAEVLGASLPVLVEFTADWCGPCRQLAPVLGAIAAEESERVRIVQIDVDRNPGITSRYAVLSMPTLMVFRSGEPVKSMVGARPKRRLLQELEEVLPAAV from the coding sequence ATGATCCAGGTGGAAGGCGTGGCCGAGGTCACCGACGAGACGTTCGACGCGGAGGTACTGGGGGCCTCGCTCCCCGTGCTCGTCGAATTCACCGCCGACTGGTGCGGACCCTGCCGCCAGCTCGCCCCGGTGCTGGGGGCGATCGCGGCCGAGGAGAGCGAGCGCGTCAGGATCGTCCAGATCGACGTCGACCGGAACCCCGGGATCACCTCCCGGTACGCGGTGCTGTCGATGCCGACCCTGATGGTGTTCCGCTCGGGCGAGCCCGTGAAGTCGATGGTCGGCGCCCGGCCGAAGCGGCGGCTGCTCCAGGAGCTCGAAGAGGTGCTCCCGGCGGCGGTCTGA
- a CDS encoding haloacid dehalogenase-like hydrolase, with product MRTRLVLAWTSAVTAALAVAAAAGPVAASPAARGSATPTARCPQLSDELPWYGDNRARLQRVIDERGSCHGRGGPRPVAAFDWDNTITKNDVTDATISWSLRHDKILRPARWKDTSKWLTDTADKALTEACGTDVAVGAPLPTSTDARCADEILQIREDGTTMSGEAAFAGEWNHRRTVPQYAWVPQLFAGHTVPELRAYTAAARTEALAAPVGATRTVGTHVLPAYVRYYEQQRDLVRTLQKAGFDVWIVSAGSEPVTEVWSRGIGIDRAHTVAIRSVLDRKGRITTRNEGCGGTGVTEGEAIPYIDGKRCWINQEIYGIKGRAAWNRQAPERRITLGGGDADTDVTFVGDATGAHLVLNRNKNEVMCRAYDNADGRWVVNPMFIEPLPRRTTAYPCATAAYTEPGGGFGPVRRGDGSVVPDQRDTVY from the coding sequence ATGCGTACCCGACTTGTTCTCGCGTGGACCTCGGCGGTGACCGCCGCACTCGCGGTCGCTGCCGCAGCCGGACCCGTGGCAGCCTCCCCGGCCGCTCGCGGGTCCGCGACGCCGACGGCCCGCTGCCCCCAACTCTCCGACGAACTCCCCTGGTACGGCGACAACCGCGCCCGGCTGCAGCGCGTGATCGACGAGCGCGGCAGCTGCCACGGCAGGGGCGGACCACGCCCGGTCGCGGCGTTCGACTGGGACAACACCATCACCAAGAACGACGTCACCGACGCCACCATCAGCTGGTCCCTGCGGCACGACAAGATCCTTAGGCCCGCCCGCTGGAAGGACACCAGCAAGTGGCTGACCGACACCGCGGACAAGGCCCTCACCGAGGCCTGCGGCACAGACGTCGCGGTGGGAGCGCCCCTGCCCACCTCCACCGACGCCCGCTGCGCCGACGAGATCCTCCAGATCCGTGAGGACGGCACCACGATGAGCGGCGAGGCCGCCTTCGCGGGGGAGTGGAACCACCGGCGCACCGTCCCGCAGTACGCCTGGGTGCCCCAGCTGTTCGCCGGACACACCGTCCCCGAACTGCGCGCGTACACGGCGGCGGCCCGCACGGAGGCCCTCGCCGCGCCCGTCGGTGCGACCCGTACCGTCGGCACCCACGTCCTCCCGGCCTACGTCCGGTACTACGAACAGCAACGCGACCTCGTCCGTACGCTCCAGAAGGCCGGGTTCGACGTCTGGATCGTCTCTGCGGGTTCCGAGCCGGTCACCGAGGTCTGGTCGCGCGGCATCGGAATCGACCGCGCGCACACCGTCGCGATCCGCTCCGTACTCGACCGCAAGGGCCGCATCACGACCAGGAACGAGGGCTGCGGCGGGACGGGCGTCACCGAGGGCGAGGCCATCCCGTACATCGACGGCAAGCGCTGCTGGATCAACCAGGAGATCTACGGGATCAAGGGCAGGGCCGCCTGGAACCGGCAGGCCCCGGAGCGGCGGATCACGCTCGGCGGCGGTGACGCCGACACCGACGTGACGTTCGTCGGTGACGCCACCGGCGCGCACCTCGTGCTCAACCGCAACAAGAACGAGGTGATGTGCCGTGCCTACGACAACGCCGACGGCCGCTGGGTCGTGAACCCCATGTTCATCGAGCCGCTGCCCCGCAGGACCACGGCCTACCCCTGCGCGACCGCCGCCTACACCGAGCCCGGCGGCGGCTTCGGCCCCGTGCGGCGCGGCGACGGCAGCGTCGTACCGGACCAGCGGGACACGGTGTACTGA
- the glgB gene encoding 1,4-alpha-glucan branching enzyme encodes MTARKPSRKAPDPTPATSTPEATLAPLEASAPPPEPVTTPMPTPDAAPAAAPTPASAPASAAAPAPAASAAAPAPAPAPAKRAKRAAAPPRPRRAGGGQGVRPARPLDDGDRARLLAGEHHAPHDLLGAHQIRGGVTFRVLRPFARTVTVLAKGLRAQLHDDGDGFFSGLLPMPAVPEYQLLVGYADIEIEIHDPYRFLPALGDLDLHLIGEGRHEELWTALGAQPMEHQGVTGTRFTVWAPNARGVRVSGDFNYWDGTGFPMRSLGSTGVWELFLPAIGEGALYKFDICRPDGTHTLRADPMARHAEVPPANASVVTAAHHVWQDQEWMARRGDVPVHEAPLSVYEVHLPSWRPGLTYRQLAEQLPAYVRDLGFTHVELMPVSEHPFGGSWGYQVTGFYAPTSRMGPPDDFRFLVDALHRAGIGVIVDWVPAHFPRDEWALAEFDGRPLYEHADPQRAAHPDWGTLEFDYGRTEVRNFLVSNATYWCEEFHIDGLRVDAVASMLYLDYSREEGEWSPNEHGGRENLDAVAFLQEMNATVYRRSPGVVTIAEESTAWDGVTRATHHVGPGGFGGLGFGLKWNMGWMHDSLEYVSKEPVHRKYHHNEMTFSMVYAYSENYVLPISHDEVVHGKRSLVSKMPGDWWQQRATHRAYLGFMWAHPGKKLLFMGQEFAQGAEWSEGHGPDWWLLDPSYAAESDHRGVRTLVSDLNTVYGSTPSLWQRDTVPEGFAWVEGHAAEDNVFAFVRYDADGSPLIAVSHFSPVVRHDYRIGVPDGPAAWVEVLNSDAARYGGGDVRNEEALKPEAVPFHGRETSVTLTLPPLATVWLRPA; translated from the coding sequence GTGACCGCCCGCAAGCCGTCCCGCAAAGCGCCCGATCCCACCCCCGCCACGAGCACCCCGGAGGCCACCCTCGCACCGCTGGAGGCGAGCGCCCCGCCCCCGGAGCCGGTCACCACACCGATGCCGACGCCGGACGCGGCCCCGGCCGCCGCACCCACGCCCGCCTCCGCGCCCGCCTCCGCCGCCGCTCCCGCTCCCGCCGCCTCCGCCGCCGCTCCCGCTCCCGCTCCCGCTCCCGCCAAGCGGGCGAAGCGGGCGGCGGCCCCGCCCCGGCCCCGGCGGGCAGGCGGTGGCCAGGGGGTCCGCCCGGCGCGTCCCCTGGACGACGGGGACCGGGCCCGGCTGCTGGCGGGCGAGCACCACGCCCCGCACGATCTGCTCGGCGCGCACCAGATCCGCGGCGGGGTCACCTTCCGGGTGCTGCGGCCCTTCGCACGGACGGTCACCGTGCTGGCGAAGGGGCTCAGGGCCCAGCTGCACGACGACGGCGACGGCTTCTTCTCCGGACTCCTGCCGATGCCGGCGGTCCCCGAGTACCAGCTCCTGGTCGGCTACGCGGACATCGAGATCGAGATCCACGACCCGTACCGTTTCCTGCCCGCGCTCGGCGACCTCGATCTGCACCTGATCGGCGAGGGCCGGCACGAGGAGCTGTGGACCGCGCTGGGCGCCCAGCCGATGGAGCACCAGGGCGTCACCGGTACCCGGTTCACCGTCTGGGCCCCCAACGCCCGCGGGGTCCGCGTCTCGGGTGACTTCAACTACTGGGACGGCACCGGCTTCCCGATGCGTTCGCTCGGCTCGACCGGGGTGTGGGAGCTGTTCCTGCCCGCGATCGGGGAGGGCGCGCTCTACAAGTTCGACATCTGCCGCCCGGACGGCACGCACACGCTGCGCGCCGACCCGATGGCCCGCCATGCCGAGGTCCCGCCCGCCAACGCCTCGGTCGTGACGGCCGCGCACCACGTCTGGCAGGACCAGGAGTGGATGGCCCGCCGCGGGGACGTCCCCGTGCACGAGGCGCCGCTGTCCGTCTACGAGGTGCACCTGCCGTCCTGGCGCCCCGGCCTCACCTACCGTCAGCTGGCGGAGCAGCTCCCCGCGTACGTGCGCGATCTGGGGTTCACGCACGTGGAGCTGATGCCGGTCTCCGAGCACCCCTTCGGCGGCTCCTGGGGCTATCAGGTGACCGGTTTCTACGCCCCGACCTCCCGGATGGGCCCGCCGGACGACTTCCGCTTCCTGGTCGACGCGCTGCACCGGGCCGGGATCGGCGTCATCGTCGACTGGGTGCCCGCGCACTTCCCGCGCGACGAGTGGGCGCTCGCGGAGTTCGACGGCCGGCCGTTGTACGAGCACGCGGACCCGCAGCGGGCCGCGCATCCGGACTGGGGCACGCTCGAATTCGACTACGGCCGCACCGAGGTGCGTAACTTCCTTGTCTCCAACGCCACTTACTGGTGCGAGGAGTTCCACATCGACGGGCTGCGGGTGGATGCCGTCGCCTCGATGCTCTACCTCGACTACTCGCGCGAGGAGGGCGAGTGGTCCCCGAACGAGCACGGCGGCCGGGAGAACCTGGACGCCGTCGCCTTCCTCCAGGAGATGAACGCCACGGTCTACCGGCGCAGCCCCGGCGTCGTCACCATCGCCGAGGAGTCCACCGCCTGGGACGGTGTCACCCGCGCCACGCACCACGTCGGTCCGGGCGGTTTCGGCGGGCTCGGCTTCGGGCTGAAGTGGAACATGGGCTGGATGCACGACTCGCTGGAGTACGTGTCCAAAGAGCCGGTGCACCGCAAGTACCACCACAACGAGATGACCTTCTCGATGGTGTACGCGTACAGCGAGAACTACGTGCTGCCGATCTCGCACGACGAGGTCGTGCACGGCAAGCGGTCCCTGGTCAGCAAGATGCCCGGTGACTGGTGGCAGCAGCGCGCAACCCACCGCGCCTACCTCGGCTTCATGTGGGCCCACCCCGGGAAGAAGCTGCTCTTCATGGGCCAGGAGTTCGCCCAGGGGGCGGAGTGGTCGGAGGGCCACGGCCCGGACTGGTGGCTGCTCGATCCGTCGTACGCGGCGGAGAGCGACCACCGGGGCGTGCGGACCCTGGTCAGCGATCTGAACACGGTGTACGGCTCGACGCCCTCGCTCTGGCAGCGTGACACGGTCCCGGAGGGCTTCGCCTGGGTGGAGGGGCACGCCGCGGAGGACAACGTGTTCGCGTTCGTCCGGTACGACGCGGACGGATCACCGCTGATCGCCGTCTCCCACTTCTCCCCGGTGGTGCGGCACGACTACCGGATCGGGGTGCCGGACGGACCGGCGGCCTGGGTGGAGGTGCTGAACTCGGACGCGGCGCGGTACGGCGGCGGCGACGTGCGCAACGAGGAGGCGTTGAAGCCGGAGGCCGTACCGTTCCACGGCAGGGAGACGAGTGTGACGCTGACGCTCCCACCGCTCGCGACGGTGTGGCTGCGGCCCGCCTGA
- a CDS encoding maltokinase: protein MSEAASAQVTLANSTALLPSLGPLLHEWLPRQRWFAGKGRPITAFSLVSATEILPVEKPGDTAPTGTGPGLLHLLVRVHQPTMPAQPPIDSYQLLLGVRPTLPTRLAPALIGHVTDGPLAGLTVYDGLHDPRLAALLLERLRTPGALGALRFGRGTAPVPAGLAPRVLDTEQSNSSLVYGNAYILKIFRRVFPGTNPDLELPLALSREGCGRVPAPVAWFESAVPEPLTLGVLQPFLSGAQDGWQLALRALAAGDDFGPEAHALGRATAEVHTALAAALPTPALRRGESEEQAAGMVRRLEAAAHAVPELVPYVPGLRAAFDAVTVLGHRGRSWAAQRVHGDLHLGQTLRGADGFWSLIDFEGEPARPLTERRSPQPPVRDIAGMLRSFDYAARSHRPWNADWAARCRSAYCDGYAAASGVDPRAEPELLRAHETDKAVYEVLYEARHRPDWLPVPMAAIHRLAAASG from the coding sequence ATGTCGGAGGCTGCATCCGCTCAGGTCACCCTGGCGAACAGCACAGCCCTGCTCCCGTCTCTCGGACCGCTGCTCCACGAATGGCTGCCCCGGCAGCGCTGGTTCGCGGGCAAGGGACGGCCGATCACGGCCTTCTCGCTCGTCTCTGCGACCGAGATACTGCCGGTCGAGAAGCCCGGCGACACCGCCCCCACCGGTACCGGCCCCGGGCTCCTGCACCTGCTGGTCCGGGTCCATCAGCCCACCATGCCCGCCCAGCCTCCCATCGACAGCTACCAGTTGCTGCTCGGCGTACGGCCCACGCTGCCGACCCGGCTGGCCCCCGCCCTCATCGGCCATGTGACGGACGGCCCGCTGGCCGGGCTGACCGTCTACGACGGGCTGCACGACCCGCGCCTCGCCGCCCTGCTGCTGGAGCGGCTGCGCACCCCCGGCGCGCTCGGCGCGCTCCGGTTCGGCCGGGGCACCGCCCCGGTCCCGGCCGGTCTCGCGCCCCGGGTGCTGGACACCGAGCAGTCCAACTCCTCGCTCGTCTACGGCAACGCCTACATCCTCAAGATCTTCCGCCGGGTCTTTCCGGGCACCAACCCCGATCTGGAGCTTCCCCTCGCGCTCTCCCGCGAGGGGTGCGGGCGCGTTCCGGCCCCCGTCGCCTGGTTCGAATCGGCCGTTCCGGAGCCCCTCACGCTCGGGGTGCTCCAGCCCTTCCTGAGCGGCGCGCAGGACGGCTGGCAGCTCGCCCTGCGCGCGCTCGCGGCGGGCGACGACTTCGGCCCGGAGGCCCACGCGCTGGGGCGGGCCACCGCGGAGGTGCACACCGCACTCGCCGCGGCGCTGCCCACCCCGGCGCTGCGCCGGGGCGAGAGCGAGGAACAGGCCGCCGGTATGGTGCGGCGGCTGGAGGCGGCCGCCCACGCGGTGCCGGAGCTGGTGCCGTACGTACCGGGGCTGCGCGCCGCGTTCGACGCCGTGACGGTGCTGGGCCACCGGGGGCGGAGCTGGGCGGCCCAGCGGGTGCACGGCGATCTCCATCTCGGCCAGACCCTGCGCGGGGCCGACGGATTCTGGTCGCTGATCGACTTCGAGGGCGAACCGGCCCGCCCGCTCACGGAGCGCCGCAGCCCGCAGCCACCGGTGCGCGACATCGCCGGGATGCTCCGCTCCTTCGACTACGCGGCCCGCTCGCACCGGCCGTGGAACGCCGACTGGGCGGCCCGCTGCCGCTCCGCCTACTGCGACGGCTACGCGGCCGCCTCCGGCGTCGATCCGCGCGCGGAACCCGAACTGCTGCGGGCCCACGAGACCGACAAGGCGGTGTACGAGGTGCTGTACGAGGCACGCCACCGGCCCGACTGGCTGCCGGTCCCGATGGCCGCGATCCACCGCCTCGCCGCCGCCTCCGGCTGA
- the treS gene encoding maltose alpha-D-glucosyltransferase → MIVNEPVHDTFEDTPAKDRDPDWFKRAVFYEVLVRSFQDSNGDGIGDLKGITSKLDYLQWLGVDCLWLPPFFKSPLRDGGYDVSDYTAVLPEFGDLADFVEFVDAAHQRGMRVIIDFVMNHTSDQHDWFQQSRTDPDGPYGDYYVWADDDKQFQDARIIFVDTETSNWTFDPVRKQYYWHRFFSHQPDLNYENPAVQEEIISALRFWLDLGIDGFRVDAVPYLYQREGTNCENLPETHGFLKRVRKEIDANYPDTVLLAEANQWPEDVVDYFGDYRAGGDECHMAFHFPVMPRIFMAVRRESRYPVSEILAKTPAIPSGCQWGIFLRNHDELTLEMVTDEERDYMYAEYAKDPRMRANIGIRRRLAPLLDNDRNQIELFTALLMSLPGSPILYYGDEIGMGDNIWLGDRDAVRTPMQWTPDRNAGFSSSDPGRLFLPTIMDPVYGYQVTNVEAAMASPSSLLHWTRRMIEIRKQNPAFGLGSYTELPSSNPAVLAFTREHGDDLVLCVHNFSRFAQPTELDLRSFNGRHPVELIGGVRFPAVGQWPYLLTLAGHGFYWFRLRKDAPPS, encoded by the coding sequence ATGATCGTCAACGAGCCCGTCCACGACACGTTCGAGGACACCCCGGCCAAGGACCGCGATCCCGACTGGTTCAAGCGCGCCGTCTTCTACGAGGTACTCGTCCGTTCCTTCCAGGACTCCAACGGCGACGGCATCGGAGATCTGAAGGGCATCACGTCCAAACTGGACTACCTCCAGTGGCTGGGCGTCGACTGCCTCTGGCTGCCGCCGTTCTTCAAGTCGCCGCTGCGCGACGGTGGTTACGACGTCTCCGACTACACCGCCGTGCTCCCGGAGTTCGGCGACCTCGCCGACTTCGTCGAGTTCGTCGACGCCGCGCACCAGCGCGGGATGCGCGTGATCATCGACTTCGTCATGAATCACACCAGCGACCAGCACGACTGGTTCCAGCAGTCCCGTACCGACCCCGACGGTCCGTACGGCGACTACTACGTCTGGGCCGACGACGACAAGCAGTTCCAGGACGCCCGGATCATCTTCGTCGACACCGAGACGTCCAACTGGACCTTCGACCCGGTGCGCAAGCAGTACTACTGGCACCGGTTCTTCTCGCACCAGCCCGACCTCAACTACGAGAACCCGGCCGTGCAGGAGGAGATCATCTCCGCCCTGCGCTTCTGGCTGGACCTCGGCATCGACGGCTTCCGGGTCGACGCGGTGCCGTACCTCTACCAGCGCGAGGGCACCAACTGCGAGAACCTCCCGGAGACCCACGGCTTCCTGAAGCGGGTCCGCAAGGAGATCGACGCCAACTACCCGGACACCGTGCTGCTCGCGGAGGCCAACCAGTGGCCGGAGGACGTCGTCGACTACTTCGGCGACTACCGGGCGGGCGGCGACGAGTGCCACATGGCGTTCCACTTCCCCGTGATGCCGCGGATCTTCATGGCCGTACGCCGCGAGAGCCGCTACCCGGTCTCCGAAATCCTGGCCAAGACCCCGGCGATCCCGTCCGGCTGCCAGTGGGGCATCTTCCTGCGCAACCACGACGAGCTGACGCTCGAAATGGTCACGGACGAAGAGCGCGACTACATGTACGCGGAGTACGCCAAGGATCCGCGGATGCGGGCCAACATCGGGATCAGGCGGCGCCTGGCACCCCTGCTGGACAACGACCGCAACCAGATCGAGCTGTTCACCGCCCTGCTGATGTCGCTGCCCGGCTCCCCGATCCTCTACTACGGGGACGAGATCGGGATGGGCGACAACATCTGGCTGGGCGACCGGGACGCCGTACGCACCCCGATGCAGTGGACGCCCGACCGGAACGCCGGCTTCTCCTCCAGCGACCCGGGCCGGCTCTTCCTGCCCACGATCATGGACCCGGTCTACGGCTACCAGGTCACCAACGTCGAGGCGGCGATGGCCTCGCCGTCCTCGCTGCTGCACTGGACGCGCCGGATGATCGAGATCCGCAAGCAGAACCCGGCGTTCGGCCTCGGCTCGTACACCGAACTGCCCTCGTCCAACCCCGCGGTGCTCGCCTTCACCCGTGAGCACGGGGACGACCTCGTGCTGTGCGTGCACAACTTCTCGCGGTTCGCGCAGCCGACGGAGCTCGATCTGCGGTCCTTCAACGGGCGTCATCCGGTGGAGCTGATCGGCGGGGTACGCTTCCCCGCCGTCGGACAGTGGCCCTACCTGCTGACTCTCGCCGGACACGGCTTCTACTGGTTCCGCCTCCGCAAGGACGCGCCGCCGAGCTGA
- a CDS encoding alpha-1,4-glucan--maltose-1-phosphate maltosyltransferase, translating to MIGRIPVLDVRPLVDCGRRPAKAVSGETFEVSATVFREGHDAVSANVVLLDPNGRPGPWTPMRELAPGTDRWGAEVTPDAEGRWTYTVEAWSDPVATWRHTARIKIPAGIDTALVLAEGAELYERAAEGVPKRDGREAVLAAVDALRDTSRPAAARLAAALAPEAAAALEGHPLRELVTASRPLPLVVERRRALYGSWYELFPRSEGARTEPAVPAKPAGKGRSAKARATAAQPSRIVSGTFRTAAERLPAVAAMGFDVVYLPPVHPIGTTHRKGPNNSLSPAPHDVGVPWAIGSAEGGHDAVHPDLGTLDDFRHFVETARNLRMEIALDFALQCSPDHPWVTEHPEWFQHRADGSIAYAENPPKKYQDIYPIAFDKDLHGIITETVRILRFWMDHGVRIFRVDNPHTKPVIFWEKVIADINGTDPDVIFLAEAFTRPAMMNALATIGFQQSYTYFTWRNSRQEITEYVTELSGESASRMRPNFFVNTPDILPGYLQDGGRPAFEARAVLAATLSPAWGVYAGYELCENAPIRSGSEEYLDSEKYEIRPRDWEAAEREGRSLAPLITTLNRIRRRHPALQQLRDVHFHSSDNDALIVYSKRSGSNIVLMVVNLDPHHTQEATVSLDMPQLGLERHESVPVRDELTGTSYHWGRTFYVRLEPGVTPAHIAVLRPSPPTGGSPTP from the coding sequence ATGATCGGTCGCATTCCCGTCCTCGACGTCCGCCCGCTCGTCGATTGTGGAAGAAGGCCCGCCAAGGCGGTTTCCGGCGAGACCTTCGAGGTCTCGGCGACCGTCTTCCGCGAGGGTCATGACGCGGTCTCGGCCAATGTCGTCCTGCTGGACCCGAACGGGCGCCCCGGCCCCTGGACGCCGATGCGCGAACTCGCCCCGGGCACCGACCGCTGGGGCGCAGAGGTGACACCCGACGCCGAGGGCCGCTGGACGTACACGGTCGAGGCCTGGAGCGATCCGGTGGCCACCTGGCGGCACACCGCGCGGATCAAGATCCCGGCGGGCATCGACACGGCGCTCGTCCTGGCCGAGGGCGCAGAGCTGTACGAACGGGCCGCGGAGGGCGTGCCCAAGCGGGACGGGCGCGAGGCGGTGCTGGCCGCGGTCGACGCACTGCGCGACACGTCCCGCCCGGCCGCGGCCCGGCTGGCCGCCGCGCTCGCCCCGGAGGCGGCGGCGGCGCTGGAGGGCCATCCGCTGCGTGAGCTGGTCACCGCCTCGCGCCCGCTGCCGCTCGTCGTCGAGCGCCGGCGTGCCCTGTACGGCTCCTGGTACGAGCTGTTCCCCCGGTCCGAGGGCGCCAGGACCGAACCCGCCGTACCGGCGAAGCCCGCCGGGAAGGGCCGCTCGGCCAAGGCGCGGGCGACGGCGGCGCAGCCTTCCCGGATCGTCAGCGGCACCTTCCGGACGGCCGCCGAGCGGCTGCCCGCGGTCGCGGCGATGGGCTTCGACGTGGTCTACCTGCCACCGGTCCACCCCATCGGGACCACCCACCGCAAGGGCCCGAACAACTCCCTCTCGCCCGCCCCGCACGATGTCGGGGTGCCCTGGGCGATCGGCTCGGCCGAGGGCGGCCACGACGCCGTGCACCCCGATCTCGGCACCCTCGACGACTTCCGCCATTTCGTGGAGACGGCCCGGAACCTGCGCATGGAGATCGCGCTGGATTTCGCCCTCCAGTGTTCCCCCGACCATCCGTGGGTCACGGAACACCCCGAGTGGTTCCAGCACCGCGCGGACGGTTCCATCGCCTACGCGGAGAATCCGCCGAAGAAATACCAGGACATCTATCCGATCGCCTTCGACAAGGATCTCCACGGAATTATCACGGAGACCGTGCGCATCCTGCGCTTCTGGATGGATCACGGAGTGCGGATCTTCCGCGTGGACAATCCGCACACCAAGCCGGTGATCTTCTGGGAGAAGGTGATCGCCGACATCAACGGGACCGATCCCGATGTGATCTTCCTGGCCGAGGCATTCACCCGTCCCGCGATGATGAACGCGCTCGCCACCATCGGATTCCAGCAGTCGTACACCTACTTCACCTGGCGGAACAGCCGGCAGGAAATCACCGAGTACGTGACGGAGCTCTCCGGCGAGTCGGCCTCCCGCATGAGGCCCAATTTCTTCGTGAACACCCCCGACATCCTCCCCGGATACCTCCAGGACGGCGGCAGGCCCGCCTTCGAGGCACGGGCGGTGCTCGCGGCGACACTCTCCCCGGCCTGGGGGGTGTACGCGGGGTACGAGCTCTGTGAGAACGCCCCGATCCGCAGCGGCAGTGAGGAGTACCTCGACTCGGAGAAGTACGAGATCCGGCCCAGGGACTGGGAAGCCGCAGAGCGCGAGGGCCGGTCGCTGGCCCCGCTCATCACCACGCTCAACCGGATCAGGCGCCGCCACCCGGCGCTGCAGCAACTGCGTGACGTGCACTTCCACTCGTCCGACAACGACGCCCTGATCGTGTACAGCAAGCGCTCCGGTTCGAACATCGTTCTGATGGTCGTCAACCTCGACCCGCACCACACCCAGGAGGCGACCGTCTCGTTGGACATGCCGCAACTCGGCCTCGAACGGCACGAGAGCGTGCCGGTGCGCGACGAGCTCACCGGCACTTCCTATCACTGGGGCAGGACCTTCTATGTGCGCCTAGAGCCGGGCGTCACGCCCGCGCACATCGCCGTCCTGCGACCGTCCCCGCCGACCGGAGGGTCACCCACACCATGA